The Triticum dicoccoides isolate Atlit2015 ecotype Zavitan chromosome 6A, WEW_v2.0, whole genome shotgun sequence genome has a window encoding:
- the LOC119315761 gene encoding uncharacterized protein LOC119315761 yields the protein MEVEVADPQSKDAPTSTLAFCPEGPFLAAGAMGDIKPKLRLLRSTPGAYLFDELGSFWSPAPLRRVCWSDAFSSGSSRPLAGLIARGLENGSVVVWDPHKKISDWNASEYDAGEMELKERLKLERGEFRTRANSFRLDQQHIGQRKPSPPLLDKMTSNFTPSTGAAHGLVASLRPSFPAQRGPFRQSSIWVG from the exons ATGGAGGTGGAGGTAGCGGACCCCCAGTCGAAGGACGCGCCCACCTCCACGCTCGCTTTCTGCCCGGAGGggccgttcctcgccgccggcgccatGGGCGACATCAAGCCGAAGCTGCGGCTCCTCCGTTCCACCCCGGGCGCCTACCTCTTCGACGAGTTGGGTTCGTTCTGGTCGCCAGCGCCGCTCCGCCGCGTCTGCTGGTCGGACGCATTCTCGTCGGGCTCCTCAAGGCCACTCGCGGGTCTCATTGCTAGAGGTTTGGAGAACGGCTCCGTCGTCGTGTGGGATCCGCACAAGAAGATCAG CGACTGGAATGCTTCTGAGTACGACGCAGGCGAGATGGAGCTCAAGGAGAGGCTGAAACTGGAACGGGGCGAATTCAGGACCCGAGCAAACAGTTTCAGACTGGACCAGCAGCACATCGGGCAGCGTAAGCCATCGCCGCCGCTCCTCGACAAGATGACGAGCAATTTCACACCGTCCACGGGCGCGGCCCACGGCCTGGTGGCTTCACTTCGTCCCTCCTTTCCCGCGCAGCGCGGCCCG TTTCGTCAGAGTTCTATCTGGGTTGGCTGA